One Bos taurus isolate L1 Dominette 01449 registration number 42190680 breed Hereford chromosome 14, ARS-UCD2.0, whole genome shotgun sequence genomic region harbors:
- the MOS gene encoding proto-oncogene serine/threonine-protein kinase mos, translating to MPSPLPRRPHLPGDLSPSSGDSRPCSSPCELLGRIPPRARRLRRRLAWCSIDWEQVCLLRRLGAGGFGSVYEATYHGVRVAVKQVSRCSKNPRASRRSFWAELNAARLCHANIVRVLAASTHPPPGFDSLGTVIMEFGGNITLHQVIYGPTGCPGDSGMQLGLERCLKYSLDVVSGLLFLHAQSIVHLDLKPANILISEQDVCKIGDFGCSARLDDLRSPRTPHHLGGTYTHRAPELLKGEPVTPKADIYSFAITLWQMSTREAPFSGERQHVLYAVVAYHLRPALRAPIFTDSVPRKTLAGIVQRCWAALAPERPSAELLLGDLHALKEELGGLETGSR from the coding sequence ATGCCCTCGCCCCTCCCGCGGCGCCCTCACCTGCCCGGCGACCTCTCGCCGTCGTCGGGGGACTCGCGGCCCTGCAGCAGCCCCTGCGAACTCTTGGGTCGCATCCCGCCGCGGGCCCGGCGCCTCCGGCGCCGGCTGGCCTGGTGTTCCATCGACTGGGAGCAGGTGTGTCTGCTACGGAGGCTGGGCGCGGGTGGCTTTGGCTCGGTGTACGAGGCCACCTACCACGGCGTGCGCGTGGCCGTCAAGCAGGTGAGCCGGTGCTCCAAGAACCCGCGGGCGTCAAGGCGCAGCTTCTGGGCCGAGCTCAACGCGGCCCGGCTGTGCCATGCTAACATCGTGCGCGTGCTGGCGGCCAGCACGCACCCGCCCCCGGGTTTTGACAGCCTGGGGACTGTCATCATGGAGTTCGGGGGCAATATCACCTTGCACCAGGTCATCTACGGCCCCACCGGCTGCCCCGGGGACTCAGGCATGCAGCTGGGCTTGGAGAGGTGTCTAAAGTACTCCCTAGACGTGGTCAGCGGCCTGCTGTTCCTCCACGCGCAAAGCATTGTGCACTTGGACCTCAAGCCGGCCAACATCCTCATCAGTGAGCAGGACGTCTGCAAGATCGGGGACTTCGGCTGCTCCGCGAGGCTGGATGACCTGCGGAGCCCGCGAACGCCTCACCACCTGGGTGGCACCTACACTCACCGAGCCCCGGAGCTCCTCAAAGGAGAGCCTGTTACACCCAAGGCCGACATCTACTCCTTCGCCATCACCCTCTGGCAGATGAGCACGCGGGAGGCGCCCTTCTCGGGGGAGCGGCAGCACGTGCTCTACGCCGTGGTGGCCTACCACCTCCGGCCCGCCCTCCGGGCACCCATCTTCACCGACTCGGTCCCCAGGAAGACGCTGGCGGGCATTGTCCAGCGCTGCTGGGCGGCCCTTGCTCCCGAGAGGCCGAGCGCAGAACTTCTCTTGGGGGACCTCCACGCTTTGAAAGAGGAGCTGGGAGGACTCGAGACTGGATCCAGATAA